The genomic DNA AATAAACAGTTTAGATATGCTAACAAAAACAATATACCATTTGTTATTAGTATAGGAAAAAACGAAATAGAAAACAATAAAATACGAGTAAAAAATATAAAAGAAGGAATAGAAATAGAATATAATAACATCTATGAAATTGCTCATCAATTACTGAGTTTTGTTTCTTAATTATCTTCTTTGTCTATAATATAAACTAAATAATGATCATCTATTTTTCTGTAAAAAGCAGAAAATCTCTTACTATAGTTTTTTTTTATAATCCAACAGGATATAATCCTACAAGAATCTTCTTTTGTTAAGACAAATGGAGAAACTTTATAATTATCTATAAAACTTGATGAAAGACCTCCTTCTAATTTATATAAACTTTCTTTTATCCCCCATATAATATGAAGATAATCTATTTCATTTTTTCTATCTACAAAAAAAGATTCATCTTCTCTAAGAAATCTTTCCTTTATTTTTATGATTTTTTTATCTTTTCGTAATTTCTCTATATCTATACCTATATGATAATAACTAATAGCTATCGCTATTTTTTCAAACGAATGACTAAAAGAAATATTAAACCTTTCTCTAGGAAAAAGAAAAGGTTTTCTCTTTTTATTATAGAAAATATTTTTATTTATTCCCATATATCTTAGCGCATAACGTACTCCTAAAAATTCTGTTTTACGTTTTTCTGATAAAGAGAAAAAAATTCTCCTTTCTTTTTTGGAAAGAAGAATAAAGGGATCCAAAAATATAACATTTGAATTATCCCATTTAAAAACTATAATTTTCGTATGAAAATGACAAAATTGATTAAAAATTAACATATTTATTTTTTTTGTACTATTGTGAAAATAAAAAAAATCAATAGCCTATTTTTTCTATATGATACAAAAGATAAAAAAAGCATTAGAAAATGTTTTTATTGATAATAAAAATATTATTCAATCTGGAATGGTTAAGAATATAGATCTTTTAGAAGATGAAATAATAATACACATAAGCTTATCAAATCCAACTATGCATGCAAAGAAAAAATTAGAAAGAGATATATCTAAAATAATCATAGAACAAAATGTTAATAAAAAAATACGAATAAAAACAACATTAGATACTCTTGTTGGAAAGAGTAAAAAAGAAGAAATAAGAAATATAATAGCCGTTGCTTCAGGAAAAGGAGGAGTAGGAAAGTCTACTATATCTACTAATATCTCCGTTTCTTTAGTAAATATGGGATATCGTGTAGGTTTGTTTGACGCCGATATTTATGGGCCTTCTATTCCTTTAATGTTTAACATAATAGAAGATAAAGTTCAATCTTCCATTATTCATCATAAAAATGGAACTTATGTAATGAAACCTATCACTAGTTATGGAGTAAAGATTCTATCTATAGGTTTTTTCTCCAAATCTGGACAAGCTATTGCTTGGAGAGGACCAATGGCTACTAAAGCATTAAGACAATTAATCAATGAAACAGATTGGGGTATTTTAGATTTTTTAATTATAGATCTTCCACCAGGAACTGGTGATATCCATTTATCCATTTTGCAAGAATTTTCATTAAAAGGAATAGTCTTGGTAAGCACTCCCCAAAAAATTTCTTTATCAGATGTTCATAGGTCTGTGGGAATGTTACGTCTGAAATCAGTCTTAGTTCCAATACTTGGAATTATAGAAAATATGTCTTTTTTTGTCAAAAAAAAAGAAAAATTCTATTTGTTTGGTAAAGATGGAGTGAAAAAATTTTCCAAGAGAATGAATATTGATTTCCTTGGAGAGATTCCTTTAATACAAGAAATACGGGAATCTTCCGATTTAGGAATTCCTATTGTTTTAAAAAACCGTACAATCAGAAAAATTTTTGTAAAAATAACGAATAATATAATGAATAATTTATAATAAAAAATAACAAAATAAAATAAATATGAGTATATATGTTAAGTAGATTTAATAAATTCTTTTAAAATGAGTGTTAAAAGAGGAATTGTTTTTTCCGTATTTTTAGATTCATATTTTTCAGATAATTCTATTATAATAGATATAGAAAAAACTTGTAAATCTATACATCTTGCTGTAATTACATCTGATATAATATGATTCATACCAATACTATCTCCACCTATTGATCTTATCATTGCATATTCAGAATGAGTATTATAATGTGAATAAGGAATAGAAACATACACTCCCTTTTGTATCATGATGTTATGATTCATGGCTATACTTTCTGCTAATTCAAGCATTTTTTGATCATAATAAGGATCCATGTATAAAAAATTCTTTCTTTTCAGAAGAAATTCTTTCATTTGTGTACTTTCTGGAAAAAAATTAATGTGATCTTTAACAAACATGATGTCTCCTTTTTTATAGTTAGGATTTACACCTATAGAAGTATTAATTAATATTAATTTATTTACACCGATATTTTTACAAACAAGAATAGGAAAGCTTTTGTTTTCTTCTTTGTAGCAGTAAGATAGAGGTTCTATTAAGAATACTACTTTTTTTCCTTCTATGTCTCCAAAAATAAATTTTCCACATGTTCTCATAAAACTTGGTATTTCTTCATAAGAAAGACATATAGGATTTTTAATTTCTTTTATCAATTGAGAAAATTGATTTTCTAAAATAATTATTCCAAATTCTGGTTTTTCTTGTATTTTTTCTTGTATATATTTTGTTGATTTTTCTTCTGAAGTCATTGAAAATAAAATTATTTGATCGAATACTATTTCTTATTTCTGTAGAAAGATAAATAAAATAAAGAAAACCATTATATTTATTTGTTTTTTGGATAGTATAATACTATTATTGGATAATATTTACTTCTCGTGATAATAGAATTCCCAATTTATTTTTTATTTTTTTAGTTATTTCTTCTGAAAAAGAATATATATCTATTCCTCTAGCTTTTCCATAGTTTACTAAAACAATAGGAAGTTTTTCATATATTCCAACATTTCCCTTTTTTTTACCTTTCCATCCTATTGATTCAATCAAGGAACTGGCAGATAATTTTACTTTATTTGTTTTTTTATTATTATCAATAATAGAATAACCCGTAATATTTGGATATTTAGATCTTATATTAATAAAATCAATCATTTCTACGATTGGATTCATAAAGAAACTACCAGCATTTCCTATTTTTTTTGGATTTGGGAGTTTTCTTTTTCTAATATTCATAATAGCTATACTTAAATCATAAATGGTTGGTTTCTTTATTTTCATATTTTTTAATTCCTCTTTCATTTCGTAAGAAATATTTAGTTTGTGATTTTTTTTTTTAACAAAAAGGATACAGATAAAATCAAAAAATTATTTTTTACATGTGTTTGTTTAAAAAAAGAATGACGATATTCTAATTTACATTCTTCCTTTGTAAAGATTCTTATTTGTCCATTATTTGTATCATAAACTTGAACTTCCAGTAAAGTATCTTTTACTTCTGATCCATATGCTCCAATATTTTGTATAGGTGAAGCTCCTACAGTTCCAGGAATAAATGATAAATTCTCTAATCCGCTAAATCCTTTTTTTATAGTCCAAATAACAAATTTTTCCCAATTTTCTCCAGAAAATGCTTTTACTATTACTTGAGAATCATATTCTTTCATCACTATTATTCCTTTAAATCCAATTTTCATTACAATTCCATTGTAATAATTTCTTAAAAAAAGGACATTACTCCCATTTCCTAATGGAAGTTTTGGAATGTATGGATATTTATAGTAAATTTTTTGTATTTCTTCTATTTTTTTTACATTAATAAAATAATTTGCTTGTACATTTACTCCAAATGTGTTAAAATTCTTCAGAGAAAAATTTCTTTTAAAATTTAACATAGATAAAAAATATTGTCAATAACAATTTTGTACTTAAGTATTGTTATGATTAAATTTATTATTCTAAATATAAAATCGTTTTTTTTATTATGAAAAAAGGAGGAAGTTTTTTTTGGGGGGTTATTCTAGGTACTATGGCTGGTGTTATATTAGGTATTTTTTTAGCTCAAAAAAAAGAAAAAGAAGAAAAAATTAGAAATATACTAGGTAAAAAGACAGAAGAACTTAGAGATAATCTGCATAATATAAGTAAAAAAATAGGAAAAAAAGTGCATAAACTTAAATCTAAATTTGAGTCAAAGTGGAACAAAAATAAGATAGATAAAGCGGATAAAGTGGAAGAAGAATTGGGAACATAATTTCTTTATTCAAGGAATGTTCGTTTTCATAATAAATTTTTTCAATAGACAGTTGAATATTATCAAAAATAAAGCTATTAAAGTAGTCATTTCCGTAATGACAGAAATTATTATGAATTTCTTTTTTCTTATACTTTTCGTAATGATTTTTTTTATAGGTAGTATTTTTTTATCTTTTTTTTTATCTTATTATCTTGATAATTATGTTTTAGGGTTTGGAATTATCACTATTTTCTATTTTTTTCTTTTATTTTTTATTTTACTTTTTTGTAAAAAAATCATACGTTTTTTTATCAAAAAATTCATTTTTAAAAAATTTTTCCAAAATAAAGAAAAATGAAAAAATTAGAAATAATATATGGAATACATCCATTAATAGAAGCTATTATAGCTAAAAAAACGATTTTTAAATTATTTTTTAAAATAGGATGGAAAAAAAAATCCAATCATTATAAAAAATTAATTAATCTGTCTAAGAGAGAAAATATAGAAATTGATACTGTTAAAAACAGTAAATTTTATCATTTATTGAAAAATAAAAATCATCAAGGTGTTTTTGCTTATATCCATCCTATAACCACTTATTATATAAAAGATTTACTTCCTATATTATATGAAAAGGGGAAAAATCCACTTTTTATCATTTTAGATCGGATCACTGATGTAAGAAATTTTGGATCTATTATTCGTACTTCTGCATATGCAGGTGTAGATGCTATCATCATTCCGAAAAAATATACAGCTATGATTGGTTCTGATTCTGTAAAAACATCATCAGGGGCTTTGTTTAAAGTCCCAATATGTAAGGAGAAAAGTATCAAAACTGTTATAGAGTATTTAATAAAATCAGGATTAAAAATTGTTTCAGCTACTGAAAAATCAAATATTTATTTGTATGATATTAATTTTTCAGGTCCTACAGCTATCATATTAGGTAATGAATCAAATGGTATTTCTCCTAAATACTTGAAAATGACTTTTGAAAAAGCAAATATACCATCATCAATTAATAATGGGAAAGGAATAGATTCTTTAAATGTTTCTGTAGCTTGCGGAGTCTTTTTATATGAAGTTTTACGACAAAGAAAATTTATCACAACAAATCACTTTTGAATTGTTTTAGGAAACGAGTATCGTTCTCAAAATAAATTCGAATATCATCTATTTTATAAATAAGTAAAGCCAGACGTTCAATCCCTATACCGAAAGCAAATCCGGAATAAATATCTGGATCTATTTCTACATTTTCTAATACTTTAGGATCTATCATTCCACATCCCATTATCTCTAACCATCCTATATTTCTATTTTCAGAAATATCTACTTCTGCACTAGGTTCTGTAAATGGAAAATAAGAAGGACGGAATCTTATTTTTCTACTTATTCCAAATAAGGAAATGATTAAATAATGTATAGTTTGTTTTAAATCTGAAAAAGAAACTTTTTTGTCTATATAAAAAGCTTCCATTTGGTGAAACATGAAATAGGAACGAGAAGAAATAGTTTCATTTCTATATACTTTTCCTATGGAAAATACACGAAAAGGAGGACTATGTTTTTTCATATATCTTATTTGTACAGAAGAAGTATGTGTACGTAACAAAATATCTGGATTTTTATATAAAAAGAAAGTATCTTGCATATCCCTAGATGGATGATCTATAGGAATATTTAAAGCCGTAAAATTATGCCAATCATCTTCTATTTCAGGTCCTTCTACATAAGAAAAACCTATTTTTTTAAATAGGTTTGTAATTCTATTTTTTAGAATAGAAATAGGATGCAAAGATCCTATTTCTATGGATTTTCCTGGAATTGTAGGATCAAAATGGATGAAGTTATCATTTTTAATGAGTTTTTTGAAAGAATGCATATTGATCTTTTTTTGAATTTTCCTTTTAATTTCATTGATCTTTTTTCCATATATTTTTCTTTCTTGAATAGGATATTTTTTTAATTCTTTGAATAAGATCGTTAAAACACCCTGTTTTTTTCCTAGAAATTTTATCCGAAAGGATTCAATATCATCATATGTATATGCTTGAAAACATTCTATTTCCTTTTTTAGATTACTCAATTTTTTATCCATAGAAATATTAATATTTTTTAATATTATTCAATAATATTTTCTTCGTTCATATAACGTATAATAGCTTTTCTAATTAAAAATGATTGTTCCTCTATTTTTAAAAATGGAAGATTTTTTTTTAAAAGGTAATGAGGCCATCCTTCTTTATCCCTACCAATAAATGTATAATAACCAAAAGGTTCTAGAATTCTACATATTGCAATATGCAAAATATTTAATTTTTCTTCTCTTTTCAAAAAAAGATCTTTTATCAATCCTTTACCTAATTCTTGAATTCCTATAAGATATATGATTCCAATAGGATCAATTTTACCTTTTATATAAAAATGATTTCGTATATATAATATTACTTGATTCCAATTTTTTATATAGAATCGTTTTATAAATTCTTTTTTCATATTTTTTGAATAAAAAAAAGTTATTTGTAATGTATACCAATGATATTATTATTTTGTTTATAGTTTTTTATGGAGGATATAAAGGATATAAAAAAGGATTATTATCACAGTTATTTTTTTTCATGATATTCTTTATTTTTCTATACAAAGAAATAGAAATATTTCATGTTGTTTCAGAAATAATTTTAAAAAAATATAGAATAAAAGAACCATTGTTTACAGGTCTATCTATAATTATTTCATTTTTTTTTATAATTATCATATCTTTTTTTTTAAAAAAATTCATAGAATTGATTTTAAATATGATGTATTTAAATACACTTGATAAAATATTAGGTAGTCTATTAGGTTTTATTAAATATTTTTTTTATATTTCAATATGTCTTTCTTTGTTGAAAGAAACAAATAAAATAATAAATTTTGTTCCACATCGTTTTTTTTTAAATTCTTTTGAAAAAGAATTTCAATATTTCTTCTCTATGTATCGAAAAATATTCATTTTTTTTTTCAAAAAAGTAGAAGAATTATATTTTCATCAAATGAACTTTAATAAAAAGATTTTTTCTATATCATCCAAAAAAGAATTTTTATCTCTCTCATTAGAGATATTCAATTATCAAATCAAAAATAACAAAATTTATAAAAATTATTTACAATTATTAAAAATTAAACCATACTGTATTAAAAAAATATCTGATATACCATTTTTACCTATTTCATTTTTTAAAACTCATCGAGTTTATAGTTTACCAAAGGATATTATACCAGAAGTTGTTTTTGAAAGTACTGGAACAACAGGTATCAAAAGTAGACATTATATAGCGGATTCAATCATTTATATTAATAGTATTTGCAAAGGATTTGAATATTTTTATGGTTCTATAGAAAATTTTCAATTTTTAGCTTTATTACCTTCTTATAGAAAAGATTCTTCTTTAATTTTCATGTTAAAATACTTTATACAAAAAACATGTAAAAATGGAAGTACTTTCATTGATAATGAAAATTTACCAATTCTTCATAATGAAAAAAATATTTTTATTTTTGGATCGAGTTTCTCTTTATTAGATTTTTTAAATCAAAAAAAAAATAAAAATAGTTTCGATTTTAAGAAAAGAAAAGTTATAATTATGGAAACAGGAGGAATGAAGGGAAAAAAAAAGGAAATTATAAGAGAGGAGTTACATTGTATTCTCAAAAAAGGTTTCTGTGTGAAAAATATCCATTCTGAATATGGAATG from Blattabacterium cuenoti includes the following:
- a CDS encoding long-chain-fatty-acid--protein ligase; the protein is MNFNKKIFSISSKKEFLSLSLEIFNYQIKNNKIYKNYLQLLKIKPYCIKKISDIPFLPISFFKTHRVYSLPKDIIPEVVFESTGTTGIKSRHYIADSIIYINSICKGFEYFYGSIENFQFLALLPSYRKDSSLIFMLKYFIQKTCKNGSTFIDNENLPILHNEKNIFIFGSSFSLLDFLNQKKNKNSFDFKKRKVIIMETGGMKGKKKEIIREELHCILKKGFCVKNIHSEYGMTELLSQAYSKKNGIFRCPPWMKIYIRDPEDPFLHIDNHKIGGIDIIDLSNYLSCSFISTNDLGKKINEEEFEVLGRMDSSDIRGCSMMTF
- a CDS encoding phosphorylase family protein, which translates into the protein MTSEEKSTKYIQEKIQEKPEFGIIILENQFSQLIKEIKNPICLSYEEIPSFMRTCGKFIFGDIEGKKVVFLIEPLSYCYKEENKSFPILVCKNIGVNKLILINTSIGVNPNYKKGDIMFVKDHINFFPESTQMKEFLLKRKNFLYMDPYYDQKMLELAESIAMNHNIMIQKGVYVSIPYSHYNTHSEYAMIRSIGGDSIGMNHIISDVITARCIDLQVFSISIIIELSEKYESKNTEKTIPLLTLILKEFIKST
- a CDS encoding YtxH domain-containing protein; translation: MKKGGSFFWGVILGTMAGVILGIFLAQKKEKEEKIRNILGKKTEELRDNLHNISKKIGKKVHKLKSKFESKWNKNKIDKADKVEEELGT
- a CDS encoding 4'-phosphopantetheinyl transferase family protein, translating into MLIFNQFCHFHTKIIVFKWDNSNVIFLDPFILLSKKERRIFFSLSEKRKTEFLGVRYALRYMGINKNIFYNKKRKPFLFPRERFNISFSHSFEKIAIAISYYHIGIDIEKLRKDKKIIKIKERFLREDESFFVDRKNEIDYLHIIWGIKESLYKLEGGLSSSFIDNYKVSPFVLTKEDSCRIISCWIIKKNYSKRFSAFYRKIDDHYLVYIIDKEDN
- a CDS encoding Mrp/NBP35 family ATP-binding protein, whose translation is MIQKIKKALENVFIDNKNIIQSGMVKNIDLLEDEIIIHISLSNPTMHAKKKLERDISKIIIEQNVNKKIRIKTTLDTLVGKSKKEEIRNIIAVASGKGGVGKSTISTNISVSLVNMGYRVGLFDADIYGPSIPLMFNIIEDKVQSSIIHHKNGTYVMKPITSYGVKILSIGFFSKSGQAIAWRGPMATKALRQLINETDWGILDFLIIDLPPGTGDIHLSILQEFSLKGIVLVSTPQKISLSDVHRSVGMLRLKSVLVPILGIIENMSFFVKKKEKFYLFGKDGVKKFSKRMNIDFLGEIPLIQEIRESSDLGIPIVLKNRTIRKIFVKITNNIMNNL
- the rlmB gene encoding 23S rRNA (guanosine(2251)-2'-O)-methyltransferase RlmB, producing MKKLEIIYGIHPLIEAIIAKKTIFKLFFKIGWKKKSNHYKKLINLSKRENIEIDTVKNSKFYHLLKNKNHQGVFAYIHPITTYYIKDLLPILYEKGKNPLFIILDRITDVRNFGSIIRTSAYAGVDAIIIPKKYTAMIGSDSVKTSSGALFKVPICKEKSIKTVIEYLIKSGLKIVSATEKSNIYLYDINFSGPTAIILGNESNGISPKYLKMTFEKANIPSSINNGKGIDSLNVSVACGVFLYEVLRQRKFITTNHF
- the pheS gene encoding phenylalanine--tRNA ligase subunit alpha, encoding MDKKLSNLKKEIECFQAYTYDDIESFRIKFLGKKQGVLTILFKELKKYPIQERKIYGKKINEIKRKIQKKINMHSFKKLIKNDNFIHFDPTIPGKSIEIGSLHPISILKNRITNLFKKIGFSYVEGPEIEDDWHNFTALNIPIDHPSRDMQDTFFLYKNPDILLRTHTSSVQIRYMKKHSPPFRVFSIGKVYRNETISSRSYFMFHQMEAFYIDKKVSFSDLKQTIHYLIISLFGISRKIRFRPSYFPFTEPSAEVDISENRNIGWLEIMGCGMIDPKVLENVEIDPDIYSGFAFGIGIERLALLIYKIDDIRIYFENDTRFLKQFKSDLL
- a CDS encoding FAD-binding protein produces the protein MLNFKRNFSLKNFNTFGVNVQANYFINVKKIEEIQKIYYKYPYIPKLPLGNGSNVLFLRNYYNGIVMKIGFKGIIVMKEYDSQVIVKAFSGENWEKFVIWTIKKGFSGLENLSFIPGTVGASPIQNIGAYGSEVKDTLLEVQVYDTNNGQIRIFTKEECKLEYRHSFFKQTHVKNNFLILSVSFLLKKKITN
- a CDS encoding UDP-N-acetylmuramate dehydrogenase gives rise to the protein MKIKKPTIYDLSIAIMNIRKRKLPNPKKIGNAGSFFMNPIVEMIDFINIRSKYPNITGYSIIDNNKKTNKVKLSASSLIESIGWKGKKKGNVGIYEKLPIVLVNYGKARGIDIYSFSEEITKKIKNKLGILLSREVNIIQ